ATGAGCCCAAGGAGGTAGTGGTCGTCGATGATGGATCTACGGATAGGACATTCGAGATAGCATCAATTTACCAGGGGCCCAAGGTCAAGGTCCTCAGGAGGGAGCTAGGAGGCAGGGGGAAGGCCAGAGCCCTCAACTTCGGCCTGAGATTCGCGAGAGGCGAAGTCATAGTTCTAATGGATGCTGACACTATAATAAGCAGGGATGCTATAAAAGAGCTAGTTAGAAAGCTTCAGGACCCCAGGGTATCTGCCGTAGCTGGTAATGTCATGGTGAGGAATAAAGTGAACTTATTGACGAAACTGCAGGCGATAGAATACATAGCAACTTTCCACCTATTCAGGAAGGGATTGAGCGTATTGGGGGCTGTTCCAATAATATCTGGAGCTCTTGGGGCATTCAGGAGAAACGTTTTAGAAAGCAGTGGTCTCTACGATGCAGATACTTTAACAGAGGATTTCGACGTGACATTGAAGGCCCTCAAGTCCGGAAAGATCGTTCAAGCGAGTTCATATGCTCTAGCTTTCACAGAAGCCCCTGAGAAGCTGAAGAGCTTGTATAGGCAGAGGTTGAGGTGGTATAGAGGGGCTTATGAAGTTCTAATAAAACATAGGGATGCATTCTCGCTCTCAGGCTTGACTATGCTTGACTTCTCACTGATCCTGATGAACAACTTAATAATACCTCTGATAGACTTCCTATCCATAATATCGATAATCATAGCAATATTGAGGGGCCTCATATGGCCCTTGATCATCCAGATAATCCTCTTCTCCACCCTACAGATATTAATAAATCTCTTCATATTGCAATTGGCTGAGGAGAGAGATATCTCACTAGTATTTCTCCCGCTATTCGCAATAGGCTACAAGCAGTTCCACGAGATCTTAATGCTGAAGTGCTTCTTCGACGTTATAATAGCTAGGATGAGGGGGAAGAGCTTCTCATGGACTTTCATAGAGAGGAGGGGTCTAGAGGAGCCTAAGTTGAGAGCTGGCCCCCAATTTTAAGAAGATTTTTTAACGCTGCATTCATGCAAGCTCATGCTCAGAGGATTAGGCGATGGCATTCAAGTGCTCCCGGGGAGCCCCTCAACTCTCTTCATCCCTTCATCGGATGGCTACTACATAATAGATCCGGGATCTTCCGAGGAGAGGAGAGCTGATATAGAGGCTCAGGGGAAGATAAAAGCTGTTCTGATAACTCACTCCCACTCAGATCATATATTAGCCGCTAGGGATTTGAGATCCGAACTAGGCGTTTTCGCTCCCCTCTCCGAGACCCCCTTCATAGAGTCCCCGGAGCTCAGGGAGGCCACTACGTTCGGGGGTTACGCTCCCTGGAACTTGATATTCCACGTAGAGGCAGTTCCCCTGAAAGTGGATAATCCATTCAAGCTGCCCTTCAATTTAGATGGGATAGAGGCGATTCCCCTACCCGGCCATACATTCGGGCAAGTGGGTTATGTAGCCAGAGGGATTTTGTACGCTGCCGATTCCTTCTTCGGAGATAAACTCCTGAAGAACGTTGTGATCCCTTACTTCTTGGATTTCGAGACCGCTATGAGTACTATAGAGTTCTTGAGGGATAATGCGAGGGAATTCGAGAAGATAGTCCCCTCACACGGGCCTATAGTCGAGGGGAAGAGGGCTATAGAGCTCCTAGAGATGAACATGAGGGCGATGGAATCGATAAGGGAGAAGGTGATATCGATCCTCAGGGGGAGGAAGATGTGCGTCGAAGCTCTATCAGCTAGGATATTGAGGGAGGGAGGTGCTGAACTGACCCCGGGATCTGTAATACTCTCCTCAGTGACTATAAGGTCCCTGCTCTCCAGGCTCTATGAGAGGGGCATAGTGGATGCTGAAGCTAGTGAGGAAGGCATACTCTGGAAGCTCAACGATTGAGGAAGCCCATCAGACGGTCCAGGATACCGGCTCTAGCCTTCATCTCCACTAGAGCTGGATGAATCGGATCCCTGAGATCGAACTTGAGGTCAATAAGTTGCTTTTCATCCTTAACAGTGACCTGAAGCAGCGGATGTTCATATCTATAGCTCATCACCCTCACCTCTCCCCCTACCGCTCCCCTAACTATCCTCTCAACGGTCTCCTTCAGGATCCTGGGCTCTACCTCCATTGAACCATCCTCAAAGGAGTAGCGAACCACGAAGAGGAACATCCCCATCCGGTCCATGCCATTCAAATGGAGGAAAGCATTCACTCTCCCCCTCCTTCCCTTGAAGAGCGACTCAGGTTTTATCTTCCATAAGATCTCACTGGGGTTCCTCTCAAAATCCAGTCTTAGGCTCACTCCCAAGTTGTATTTCGAGGATAGCTCCATCTCAGCCTCCCTTATTATATCTTCCAGGCATCCCTTTCCCAGGAGGATCCCCTCATCCCCCTTCAGGAGGAAGGAGAGGCAAGCATCACTACCCTCGAACTTACAGAAGAGCAGATATCCAGAGCTCTTCGGATCGTAAGCTGCTCTCTCAACTAGCAGCGACATATCCGGGGATCCCCTGAGATCGTTCAGTTTGAAGACCGAGAACTTCCATGAGCTCCCTCTCCTCGATTTGACGTAGAGCAGGGAGTCATCCACATCATAATCGAGCTCATCTGCATTCAATATGCGCTTCAATGCGCCTTCATCAACTTTCTTACTCAGGATATGCACTTCACCGCTGGAAGCATCGTAAGAGACGTTCAATACCACGAAATTTATGGTCAGGGTCATGATGAAGCTCACGCGAGTCTCACCATCCCTCTCCACCACTCTGTAAGATCTAGCGATATCCTCCATGGATAGCTCGATCATGGAGGGATCTACGGAGGTTATCCTCGAGATCTCCCTTATGACGTTCCTCCTCATTTCCTCTAATCCCGGGAGCTTCACCCTATTCATCGCTCCAGAGTACCTGTTGACCCTGATGAGCTCCAACTCATCGCCCATCTTCACTATGAAGTTAGCGTAGCCATCATCTGATCCCCTCGCTAGGATCTCGATTCCTACAGATGCCTTCTTTTTATCGAACAGGGCATCCCATGACCTCGTTATAATCCTCCTCCCGGCCCCTTGATCCGAATTCTTGAGGGACTCCAAAACAGTGGCTTCTAGTTCATCCAGCGGTATTGGCTTCAATGAGACTCTCCTTCCCCTTTCACTCAGCTCCGCCTCTCCGATCTCCCTGTCTCCTAACTTCAGGGAGTACTTGAGCTTCCTCGCTATGAGGACGGTTTCAGCATTCAATACTTTAACTGAACTCTTGGGGACCCTCAGGGACTCCGAGAGGGCTTCTAATAAAAATTCTCTAGCTTCTCCCCTGGATATCTCGCTATTAACCTCTAACTCGATCTCCCCACCTAATTCGAAGCTGAGGTAGTCCGAAGCCCTGAAATCGGTCAATTTGGGTTTTGGGGAGTTCAAGACGAGGATCTTACCGCTCTTATACAGATATGGGACGAAATCCTTCCTCCCGGATCTATTCGTATAACTCACTTGCCAGTTAATGAGGACTCCGTAATCGACTGAAGCCCATTTGAGCTCAAATTTGACCTCAGAGGGATCTATTCCGCTCTTCATAACCTCAGAATCTAAGGAAATGCTCAAGTTCTTGGGTATCAGGACGATCTCCATCTGAACTCCACCTCGAGCTCGTTGGAATATTCGTGAGGAAGCTTCAGCCTCAACCAATCCCTCACTAGCTTCCTCATCTCTATCGCGATATTCACTATCCTCTCCATGGTCTCCCTATCCCTGACCTTGAGGTCGGGGTAGATCAGCTTTATAGCCCCGGAGACGAGCCTTATCAGGGCCCTCTCATCCCTTATACTGACGTTCCCGAACTTCATGAAGCTCCTCGCGATTGTTGAGGCATCGAACTTCCTCATCTCATGCAGCCAGTATGATATGAGATCCAAGGAGAGGCCCTTCCCTCTCGCTATATGCTCCTGCGAGCTCCTTATCTTCGGGAGCTTCCAGCCAGGTAATATGCCATGTATCCTGTCCATCAAGGCTGTGTCCCTGGCGAACTCCGGAAGGAAGCTATCGATGTCGCGGGGCGAGCTGGGTATACTCTCAACGTTTCCGATGAAGACGAGGGAACAATCGCTCGATACAAGCTTCCCTCCCCTCTCGTAATTCCCGCTCTCCATATAGTCCTTGAGCTTCCCTATCATCTCCTCAGTCCCGCTCAAGCTCAAGTAATTGATCTCATCGAATACTACGGCATCCATAAGGCCTATGAGCCCTATTGTCTTCGTCAGCTTATTGTAGAAGAGTTCGCTGGGGGAGGCCCTCCCTCCCGATATTACCCTGACCATGTGGGAGATGTTCTTGTAGAGATAGCTCTTCCCCGAAGCCCTGGGCCCGAACTCCATCATATTCACGTTGCACTCTATGAGGGGGACCAGCCTCATCAGATAGAGGATCTTCTGCTCGAAATCATAAGAGCTGGGATTGAGACCCAAACTCTGTATTAGGATATCCATCCACTCCTCATCAGTGAAATGGGGCCTCGCCCCTCGGAAGTATTCGATATCGAAGCTGCTTATCTCATATGGATAGAACTCCACCATCAGTACGGGCTCTGATCTCTTATCCCCATATCTTCTCTCATCATCGAAGATCAGCTTCCCTATCCCCCAGACACCGTTCCTAAGCAGGTTCTCATGCTCCTCCAGTATCTTGGGATCTATCATAGCGTTCTTGAGGTTCAGGACGGGTATCTCGAGCCTATGGACCCCTGACTTTATATCAGTCACTACTTTGAAATCGTCCAGTATGAACTGCTCCCCCTCACTCATGAGCTTATTCAATACGACGTCTTTCTCCTCGGGCTCCGGCCTCAGCTCCCTCAAGCGCTCGTGAATTTGGGAGGAGCATTGGGATAGAGGTTTATCGCTGCATTCCTTCAGGATCAGATACTCCTCTATATAACGCGGGATCTTATAAGCGGAGAGGTTCAAGTGGAATCCCTTCTCAACCACGCAGCTGGAATCGAAGAATATCAAAAGCTTTCTCTCCAGATCCCTC
The sequence above is drawn from the Candidatus Korarchaeum cryptofilum OPF8 genome and encodes:
- a CDS encoding glycosyltransferase family 2 protein, which produces MRRIYLTLFLIFLNISVMPFFIGGTHTFLAYAFALIFAIYFSAQAFISMDSKLLGGAALFSLLIIVPISLALVASLESLSTFETILYGIISFGFTLISWHYLLLVPLAAYYKRMEEIEARKPLLYRPLVSVIIPARNEEKVIGSTIRSVLESDYEPKEVVVVDDGSTDRTFEIASIYQGPKVKVLRRELGGRGKARALNFGLRFARGEVIVLMDADTIISRDAIKELVRKLQDPRVSAVAGNVMVRNKVNLLTKLQAIEYIATFHLFRKGLSVLGAVPIISGALGAFRRNVLESSGLYDADTLTEDFDVTLKALKSGKIVQASSYALAFTEAPEKLKSLYRQRLRWYRGAYEVLIKHRDAFSLSGLTMLDFSLILMNNLIIPLIDFLSIISIIIAILRGLIWPLIIQIILFSTLQILINLFILQLAEERDISLVFLPLFAIGYKQFHEILMLKCFFDVIIARMRGKSFSWTFIERRGLEEPKLRAGPQF
- a CDS encoding MBL fold metallo-hydrolase translates to MLRGLGDGIQVLPGSPSTLFIPSSDGYYIIDPGSSEERRADIEAQGKIKAVLITHSHSDHILAARDLRSELGVFAPLSETPFIESPELREATTFGGYAPWNLIFHVEAVPLKVDNPFKLPFNLDGIEAIPLPGHTFGQVGYVARGILYAADSFFGDKLLKNVVIPYFLDFETAMSTIEFLRDNAREFEKIVPSHGPIVEGKRAIELLEMNMRAMESIREKVISILRGRKMCVEALSARILREGGAELTPGSVILSSVTIRSLLSRLYERGIVDAEASEEGILWKLND
- the brxL gene encoding BREX system Lon protease-like protein BrxL yields the protein MKEQDREFISESTLSRDLERKLLIFFDSSCVVEKGFHLNLSAYKIPRYIEEYLILKECSDKPLSQCSSQIHERLRELRPEPEEKDVVLNKLMSEGEQFILDDFKVVTDIKSGVHRLEIPVLNLKNAMIDPKILEEHENLLRNGVWGIGKLIFDDERRYGDKRSEPVLMVEFYPYEISSFDIEYFRGARPHFTDEEWMDILIQSLGLNPSSYDFEQKILYLMRLVPLIECNVNMMEFGPRASGKSYLYKNISHMVRVISGGRASPSELFYNKLTKTIGLIGLMDAVVFDEINYLSLSGTEEMIGKLKDYMESGNYERGGKLVSSDCSLVFIGNVESIPSSPRDIDSFLPEFARDTALMDRIHGILPGWKLPKIRSSQEHIARGKGLSLDLISYWLHEMRKFDASTIARSFMKFGNVSIRDERALIRLVSGAIKLIYPDLKVRDRETMERIVNIAIEMRKLVRDWLRLKLPHEYSNELEVEFRWRSS